CACGCCCCCTCACCCCCACCGAAGTACAAAAAGCAAAAACCATCGACAAAGACCTGGCTCTCCATGATGGAGATGGCTTATTTTTGTTAGTCAAAACCACCGGTAAGAAAATTTGGCGCTTCCGCTATCAGCTTCCTAACAGGAGTAAACACACTGGTGTCACCCAGCTCCCGGTTAATATTTACTTAAGCATGAATAATAAGAGACTTTATGAATAACACTCATAACCTTCCTAACCCCGCAGAGTCGAATAATGAATTGCGAGTGTGGCAGGTTTTAAAATCACCAAAACTTATGACCCGTGAATGTCTCGCTGGTGTTGTGACAGCGTTGGCACTGGTACCGGAAGTTATCTCATTTTCAGTCATTGCAGGAGTCGATCCTAAAGTGAGTTTGATCGCCTCCATCGTCCTTTGCTTCACGCTTTCCATCCTTGGAGGCCGACCTGCCATGGTATCCGCGGCGGCGGGTTCGGTTGCTTTGGTGATCGGCCCGATGGTTCACGCACACGGCGTAGAATACATATTGCCAGCGGTAATTTTGGCTGGGATAGTTCAAATCCTTTTCAGCCTAACAGGCCTGTCGCGCATGATGCGCTATATTCCTCGTTCGGTCATGATAGGCTTCGTTAATGCGCTCGGTATTCTGATATTTTTTGCTCAGGTACCGCATATTTGGGGCCATTCAAGTCTGGTATGGGTTATGTTTGCCGTTACCCTTATCATTGTTTTACTGCTCCCGCGCATACTGAAAAGTGTACCCTCACCACTGATAGCCATCATCGTTGTTACCCTGGTAGCTATTCTGATGGGCTATAGATTACCCAATGTGGGCGACGAAGGAGCAATGAGTGCCGATTTGCCCAGCTTCACTCAGTTACTTGTTCCACTCAACTGGCAAACCTTCCAAATAGTATGGCCCACCGCGTTAAGTGTCGCTTTCGTCGGTCTGATGGAGTCTTTGTTAACAGCAAAGTTGGTCGATGACATTACCGATACACAATCCAGTAAACGCCGGGAATCCTGGGGTCTCGGTGTTGGCAACATTCTCGCGGGTTTCTATGGTGGTATCGCGGGTT
The sequence above is drawn from the Yersinia enterocolitica subsp. enterocolitica genome and encodes:
- a CDS encoding SulP family inorganic anion transporter, with protein sequence MNNTHNLPNPAESNNELRVWQVLKSPKLMTRECLAGVVTALALVPEVISFSVIAGVDPKVSLIASIVLCFTLSILGGRPAMVSAAAGSVALVIGPMVHAHGVEYILPAVILAGIVQILFSLTGLSRMMRYIPRSVMIGFVNALGILIFFAQVPHIWGHSSLVWVMFAVTLIIVLLLPRILKSVPSPLIAIIVVTLVAILMGYRLPNVGDEGAMSADLPSFTQLLVPLNWQTFQIVWPTALSVAFVGLMESLLTAKLVDDITDTQSSKRRESWGLGVGNILAGFYGGIAGCAMIGQTIVNVELGKARSRVSTVAAAVVLLVLVTGLSKLLAQIPMVVLAGIMMVVAVKTVNWHSLQPATLKRMPWSETLVMVLTVLVTVWTSNLALGVLAGVIVAMILFARRIAHVIYAERTLSDDGKSVRYTVHGPLFFASSNDLFEHFDYAHDPKRVIIDLTHAQIWDASTVAALDGIEYRYQRYGAEVIIEGLDTRSSDFYSRLSGNLR